Proteins from a genomic interval of Methanofollis formosanus:
- a CDS encoding TolB family protein produces the protein MAPDGRQSPTNGLYIANLHDSTVSIAVTDAGDARRDWPERSDWNPSGDRIACSSFGDIILCDPDGGNPFRIACCENGRCSHLEWSPDGRDILYDFISSESPRLAHVGILHASDGALDEIFAASFQNSYLLSWAGEGTRVAYLIENRGYDNGFVVDLERPSRSRPSIMISYILFFVLPAGCIAWWHMRSENDQETAKEEVR, from the coding sequence ATGGCTCCAGATGGCCGCCAGAGCCCCACAAACGGCCTTTATATTGCGAACCTGCATGACTCCACCGTATCCATTGCGGTCACTGATGCCGGGGATGCGAGGAGGGATTGGCCCGAACGATCAGACTGGAATCCCTCCGGCGACAGGATTGCCTGCTCATCATTCGGGGATATTATCCTCTGCGATCCGGACGGTGGAAACCCATTCAGGATCGCGTGCTGCGAGAATGGCAGGTGCAGTCATCTTGAATGGAGTCCGGACGGAAGAGACATCCTTTACGATTTCATATCGTCTGAAAGCCCACGATTAGCCCATGTCGGGATACTCCATGCGAGTGATGGAGCGCTCGATGAAATTTTTGCTGCCTCCTTCCAGAACAGTTACCTGCTGTCCTGGGCGGGTGAGGGTACCAGGGTCGCATACCTCATAGAAAATAGAGGCTATGACAATGGATTCGTTGTCGACCTCGAGAGGCCATCGAGAAGCAGGCCTTCGATCATGATCTCGTATATCCTGTTCTTCGTCCTGCCGGCAGGCTGTATTGCCTGGTGGCATATGAGGTCTGAAAACGATCAGGAGACCGCAAAAGAGGAGGTGAGATGA
- the bchH gene encoding magnesium chelatase subunit H, with translation MKITAISTVSSRRFYDAVRRLNETFGTAVELRIYYPHQINNEECDEEQLRDDLASADAVLLDIRGQGRADEIAYAVLAGGTQTVVNMMAPIGRMMEITRLGAFSGREFMKRFEERSGGEGRRRGGDLVSEADRKKLNENVRNIQNSVESAGRNSKIPALRDAAAYVRATKYWRHGGEENYYNLFLFLLKNYLGLPDLPDAADPVEYPDFGIFHPELGYFTAKPDYLAACGHTPDRPAVGIIFHGGMHLDQNIPQIEAFIRACPEFTFVPVYTSGAENLEAIRTYFFEEGRAAVDAVINLMWFRINGGPLGGDPDETLRLLKSLDVPVFAPASMFSQEIEAWEEDTAGLSPVMTIMAVIWPELDGCIEPIPCCALQTTEIDGCEVKEVAPIPDRIDRICGRLKNWLRLKRTPNAEKRVAVLVYDYPPGEGNIGGAAYLDVFVSVKRLMEHLREEGYTLEVPDEPLHELFEKNCVVNSGKWHGTAETLAHNAGLPAPEYQDYFSGFPAEVQADVVEAWGPPPGRVMTAGNALLVPGLEFGNVFVGIQPARPPLDESDLAKATHDKTKPPHHQYIAYYYWLREVWKADLVFHVGTHGLAEFMKGKEIGMSGRCFPDILIGEMPHLYIYHILNTSESTIAKRRLYGTMVSYNSPPYSTSDLYERYAELEELIDEYEEATAREQALRAERVEEKIRTLAEDLHMTATSIPEMHVELYEMKRSIIPQGLHTLGEVYGMDELISFVEFVLRYDRDGMRSLNRILADAGGLDYDAALRDRETYAAALDRVDRACRPIVERCIRDSVAAAGETSGLTGPLREELERTLAFGLALAENYADNGNEITSCLRGLSTRYIEPRLGGDVVRTPDVLPTGTNMNQFDPTKIPTRTAAERGAEIAANTLDAYRAEGGKYPESVGIVLWGFETTKTGGESIGQVLEYLGVRVVRTAGAWHPQLEVVPLQDLGRPRIDCLLTICGFFRDMFPNLIALLSRAFALVSDLDEPEEMNFVKKHSRENLEKLTASGTTDPTTARRIACARIYGPRAGEYGTRLLQLTEDSIWKEEQDLADVFIDSMNHLYIENMHGVRADDAYRSNLSRVEMVSQVRDSHDYEVTDLDHYFEFFGGLNRAVRSESGREPMMMISDTTKEVIQTEGIGDVIRRATRTRLLNPKWIDAMLEHDFHGAQVIEERVYNTLGLAATTNAVDNWVWSSIAERFVFDEEMRKRLEENNRYATAGLMERLFEAESRGYWDATEEEMAKMRSAYLDLEGDIEERI, from the coding sequence ATGAAGATCACCGCCATTTCCACGGTCTCCTCGAGACGGTTTTACGACGCGGTGCGGCGGCTGAACGAGACCTTCGGCACCGCCGTCGAGCTGCGGATCTACTATCCCCACCAGATCAACAACGAGGAGTGCGACGAAGAACAACTCCGCGACGACCTCGCATCGGCCGACGCCGTCCTCCTCGACATCCGCGGCCAGGGCCGGGCCGACGAGATCGCGTACGCCGTCCTCGCGGGCGGGACGCAGACCGTCGTCAACATGATGGCCCCGATCGGCAGGATGATGGAGATCACCCGGCTGGGCGCCTTCTCGGGCCGGGAGTTCATGAAACGCTTCGAAGAGCGGAGCGGCGGCGAGGGACGCAGGCGCGGGGGAGACCTCGTCTCCGAGGCCGACCGGAAAAAACTCAACGAGAACGTGAGAAACATCCAGAACTCCGTCGAGTCCGCGGGGAGGAACTCAAAGATCCCGGCGCTCCGCGACGCCGCCGCCTATGTCAGGGCGACGAAATACTGGCGCCACGGCGGCGAGGAGAACTATTACAACCTCTTCCTCTTCCTGCTCAAAAACTACCTCGGCCTCCCCGACCTCCCTGACGCCGCCGACCCGGTCGAGTACCCGGACTTCGGGATCTTTCACCCCGAACTCGGCTACTTCACCGCGAAGCCCGACTACCTCGCCGCCTGCGGCCACACCCCGGACCGCCCGGCCGTCGGGATCATCTTCCACGGCGGGATGCACCTGGACCAGAACATCCCCCAGATCGAGGCCTTCATCAGGGCATGCCCGGAGTTCACCTTCGTCCCGGTCTACACGAGCGGTGCGGAGAACCTGGAGGCGATCAGGACCTACTTCTTCGAGGAGGGACGGGCGGCCGTCGACGCCGTCATCAACCTGATGTGGTTCAGGATCAACGGCGGCCCGCTGGGCGGCGATCCCGACGAGACGCTCCGGCTCCTCAAGAGCCTGGACGTCCCGGTCTTCGCCCCGGCCTCCATGTTCTCCCAGGAGATCGAGGCCTGGGAAGAGGATACGGCGGGGCTCTCGCCGGTGATGACGATCATGGCGGTGATCTGGCCCGAACTCGACGGATGCATCGAGCCCATCCCCTGCTGCGCCCTACAGACGACCGAGATCGACGGCTGCGAGGTGAAGGAGGTCGCCCCGATCCCCGACCGGATCGACCGGATCTGCGGGCGGCTGAAGAACTGGCTCAGGCTGAAGAGGACGCCGAACGCCGAGAAGCGGGTGGCGGTCCTGGTCTACGACTACCCACCCGGCGAGGGGAACATCGGCGGGGCCGCCTACCTCGACGTCTTCGTCAGCGTGAAGAGACTCATGGAGCACCTCCGCGAGGAGGGCTACACCCTGGAGGTGCCCGACGAGCCCCTGCACGAACTCTTCGAGAAGAACTGCGTCGTCAACTCAGGGAAATGGCACGGGACCGCCGAGACCCTGGCACACAACGCCGGCCTCCCCGCCCCGGAGTACCAGGACTACTTCTCCGGGTTCCCGGCCGAGGTGCAGGCCGACGTCGTCGAGGCGTGGGGCCCGCCGCCGGGCCGGGTGATGACCGCGGGCAACGCCCTCCTCGTCCCGGGCCTTGAGTTCGGGAACGTCTTCGTGGGCATCCAGCCCGCACGCCCCCCTCTCGACGAGAGCGACCTTGCGAAGGCGACCCACGACAAGACCAAGCCCCCGCACCACCAGTACATCGCCTACTACTACTGGCTCAGGGAGGTCTGGAAGGCCGACCTCGTCTTCCACGTCGGCACCCACGGCCTCGCCGAGTTCATGAAGGGCAAGGAGATCGGGATGAGCGGCCGGTGCTTCCCCGACATCCTCATCGGGGAGATGCCCCACCTTTACATCTACCACATCCTCAACACCTCGGAGTCGACGATCGCCAAACGCCGCCTCTACGGGACGATGGTCAGCTACAACTCGCCGCCGTACTCGACCTCCGACCTCTACGAGCGCTACGCAGAACTGGAAGAACTCATCGACGAGTACGAGGAGGCGACGGCCCGCGAGCAGGCGTTGCGGGCAGAGCGCGTCGAGGAGAAGATCCGCACCCTCGCCGAAGACCTGCACATGACGGCGACGAGCATCCCGGAGATGCACGTCGAACTCTACGAGATGAAGCGGAGCATCATCCCGCAGGGGCTCCACACCCTCGGCGAGGTCTACGGGATGGACGAACTCATCTCGTTCGTCGAGTTCGTGCTGCGGTACGACCGCGACGGGATGCGCTCCCTCAACCGGATCCTCGCCGACGCCGGCGGCCTGGACTACGACGCGGCGCTCCGCGACCGCGAGACCTATGCCGCCGCCCTCGACAGGGTGGACCGGGCCTGCAGGCCGATCGTGGAACGGTGCATCCGCGACTCGGTCGCCGCCGCGGGCGAGACGAGCGGGCTTACCGGCCCCCTGCGCGAGGAACTCGAACGGACGCTCGCCTTCGGGCTGGCACTCGCCGAAAACTATGCCGACAACGGCAACGAGATCACGAGTTGCCTGCGCGGGCTCTCCACCCGGTACATCGAGCCCCGTCTCGGCGGCGACGTCGTCCGCACCCCGGACGTCCTGCCGACCGGGACGAACATGAACCAGTTCGACCCGACGAAGATCCCGACCCGGACGGCGGCCGAGCGGGGGGCCGAGATCGCCGCCAACACCCTGGACGCCTACCGTGCGGAGGGCGGGAAATACCCCGAAAGCGTCGGGATCGTCCTCTGGGGGTTCGAGACCACGAAGACCGGCGGGGAGAGCATCGGGCAGGTGCTGGAGTATCTCGGGGTGCGGGTCGTCCGCACCGCCGGGGCATGGCACCCGCAGCTCGAGGTGGTCCCCCTCCAAGACCTGGGCCGTCCCCGCATCGACTGTCTCCTCACCATCTGCGGGTTCTTCCGCGATATGTTCCCCAACCTCATCGCCCTCCTCTCCAGGGCCTTCGCCCTCGTCTCGGACCTGGACGAGCCCGAGGAGATGAACTTCGTGAAGAAGCACTCGCGCGAGAACCTGGAGAAGTTGACCGCCTCGGGGACGACCGACCCGACGACGGCGAGGCGGATCGCCTGCGCCAGGATCTACGGGCCGCGTGCCGGGGAGTACGGCACCCGCCTCCTCCAGCTCACCGAGGACTCGATCTGGAAGGAGGAGCAGGACCTCGCCGACGTCTTCATCGACTCCATGAACCACCTCTATATCGAGAACATGCACGGGGTGCGGGCCGACGACGCCTACCGCTCCAACCTCTCCAGGGTCGAGATGGTCTCGCAGGTCCGCGACTCCCACGACTACGAGGTCACCGACCTCGACCACTACTTCGAGTTCTTCGGCGGGCTCAACCGGGCCGTCAGGTCGGAGTCGGGCCGGGAACCGATGATGATGATCTCGGACACCACGAAGGAGGTGATCCAGACCGAGGGGATCGGCGACGTGATCAGGCGGGCGACGAGGACGCGTCTCCTCAACCCGAAGTGGATCGACGCCATGCTCGAGCACGACTTCCACGGGGCGCAGGTGATCGAGGAGCGGGTCTACAACACCCTCGGCCTCGCCGCCACCACGAACGCCGTCGACAACTGGGTCTGGTCCTCCATCGCCGAACGTTTCGTCTTCGACGAGGAGATGCGAAAGCGGCTCGAGGAAAACAACCGGTATGCCACCGCCGGCCTGATGGAACGGCTCTTCGAGGCCGAGAGCCGGGGCTACTGGGACGCGACCGAGGAGGAGATGGCGAAGATGCGGAGCGCCTACCTGGATCTCGAAGGGGATATCGAAGAGCGGATCTGA
- a CDS encoding type IV pilin N-terminal domain-containing protein, protein MMAKDESAVSPVVGVMLMLVVTVIIAAVVSAFAGGMAETQSKTPQVTLNAKYAQSEGLTLYHEGGDTLGIGEFKLLLHPSSNYGSIEEQTYVDEIDPFLIENGQGEMWYRDSGGRQISRFGPGDIAYISVENCSTEKLTPDLGYKPSPRAPYINYGINNSKYIGSSFFLEMVTLDGKMIAKVEVPVRA, encoded by the coding sequence ATGATGGCAAAGGATGAGAGCGCGGTCTCGCCGGTCGTGGGCGTGATGCTGATGCTGGTGGTGACCGTGATCATCGCCGCGGTGGTCAGCGCCTTCGCCGGTGGGATGGCCGAGACGCAGTCGAAGACACCGCAGGTGACACTGAACGCCAAATACGCCCAGTCCGAAGGGTTGACTCTCTACCACGAGGGCGGCGACACGCTCGGCATCGGCGAGTTCAAACTGCTCCTCCACCCGTCGTCCAACTACGGGAGCATCGAAGAGCAGACCTATGTGGACGAGATCGATCCCTTCCTCATCGAGAACGGCCAGGGAGAGATGTGGTACAGGGACAGTGGCGGCAGGCAGATCTCCAGGTTCGGACCCGGCGATATCGCATACATCAGCGTCGAGAACTGTTCGACCGAGAAACTGACGCCTGACCTGGGCTACAAACCCAGCCCTCGTGCCCCATACATCAACTACGGCATCAACAACTCCAAATACATCGGGTCGTCCTTCTTCCTTGAAATGGTGACCCTGGACGGGAAGATGATCGCAAAGGTGGAGGTGCCGGTCCGGGCGTAG
- a CDS encoding type IV pilin N-terminal domain-containing protein has translation MRFTPECREEAVSPVVGVMLMLVVTLIIAAVVSGFAGDLASSQKKTPTITMTTEIVNTGYYYGSGITMRVISVSEPIATGDLKIVTDWVAKNGERNSVTVLPNIPNVNYGSYNFTSPFATGSGVESFGLNNVKNPGQYFGNYTLTAGTLMRAYPTGAWGPGSGEDFGGYGVTRPTYEYKDGFGYDNSTDIDFIQAVLGKNWNNLREGDVVNVRLVHTPSGKVIYNEEVKVRGM, from the coding sequence ATGAGATTTACACCAGAGTGCCGTGAAGAGGCGGTCTCCCCGGTCGTGGGCGTGATGCTGATGCTGGTCGTCACGCTCATCATCGCCGCGGTCGTGAGCGGGTTTGCAGGCGACCTCGCCTCGAGCCAGAAGAAGACCCCCACCATTACGATGACGACCGAGATCGTGAACACCGGCTATTATTACGGGAGCGGGATCACGATGCGGGTCATCTCGGTCAGCGAACCGATAGCCACCGGCGACCTCAAGATCGTCACCGACTGGGTGGCAAAGAACGGCGAGAGAAATTCGGTCACCGTCCTGCCGAACATCCCGAACGTCAATTACGGCAGCTACAACTTCACCTCGCCCTTCGCCACCGGCAGCGGCGTGGAGTCCTTCGGCCTCAACAACGTGAAAAATCCCGGACAGTACTTCGGGAACTACACCCTGACGGCCGGCACCCTGATGCGCGCCTACCCCACGGGGGCATGGGGGCCCGGATCAGGCGAGGACTTCGGGGGATACGGCGTGACCAGACCCACGTACGAGTACAAAGACGGCTTCGGCTATGACAACAGCACCGACATCGACTTCATCCAGGCCGTGCTCGGGAAGAACTGGAACAACCTCAGGGAAGGGGACGTGGTGAACGTACGCCTGGTCCACACTCCGTCCGGGAAAGTGATCTACAACGAAGAAGTGAAAGTGAGGGGGATGTGA
- a CDS encoding MptD family putative ECF transporter S component has translation MGADSVHVQAQYMGEDRRSGHDPAVSKRFTTTDIIVISMFGALGIMVGMLGNILHGASMIVPFFGPFILHTLLPGIVLFACIATVRKVGTATLLCLITALVAMPLAGAPLFILSYIAYGLVLDGATLVLGRRIWTRPGMVFAAVLWGAVGLYMLYYVVMRLQGIEFPVWVFLASLPVNIAFAVPAALYGLTLGNRAQAALVG, from the coding sequence ATGGGAGCAGACAGCGTTCACGTTCAGGCCCAGTATATGGGCGAAGATAGACGATCCGGGCATGACCCGGCCGTCTCGAAACGGTTTACGACGACCGACATCATCGTCATCTCGATGTTCGGGGCGCTCGGCATCATGGTGGGGATGCTCGGCAATATTCTCCACGGTGCCTCGATGATCGTGCCCTTTTTCGGGCCCTTTATCCTCCATACCCTCCTGCCCGGGATCGTGCTCTTCGCCTGCATCGCCACCGTGCGCAAGGTCGGCACCGCGACCCTCCTCTGCCTGATCACCGCCCTCGTCGCGATGCCGCTCGCCGGCGCTCCCCTCTTCATCCTCTCCTACATCGCATACGGCCTCGTCCTGGACGGGGCGACGCTCGTCCTCGGCCGGAGGATCTGGACGCGCCCGGGCATGGTCTTTGCCGCGGTCCTCTGGGGCGCCGTCGGGCTGTACATGCTCTACTATGTCGTGATGCGCCTCCAGGGGATCGAGTTCCCGGTCTGGGTCTTTCTTGCCAGTCTTCCGGTGAACATCGCGTTTGCGGTCCCGGCCGCCCTGTACGGGCTCACGCTCGGAAACCGCGCGCAGGCCGCGCTCGTGGGGTGA
- a CDS encoding energy-coupling factor transporter transmembrane component T family protein, translating to MRSRPPCTGSRSETARRPRSWGDPIFEYAARDTPVHRLDPRTKILWLTTVTVLAVVLHDPVLLVCLFGVSLVPFVAARPSGGVGAKVAAFYLFVAVGTTLSQGFFSTQTGGAEPLFWLIAPDAPYLGAFTGGVAFTLAGAAYGFVQAFRVLAILNASLTLVLTTPLNRVVLGLSKLGLPPLLAFMVTTAVRFVPTVFEEWKMILTAQRARGIPLTGRRMIEYSLSPLVLASIRRCNQLALAAESRAFGAGVGRSAYVEIAFGPADRSCMVAIAVVAVLLLGAALAGV from the coding sequence TTGCGGTCCCGGCCGCCCTGTACGGGCTCACGCTCGGAAACCGCGCGCAGGCCGCGCTCGTGGGGTGATCCTATCTTCGAGTATGCTGCACGCGATACCCCGGTCCACCGCCTCGACCCCAGGACGAAGATCCTCTGGCTGACGACGGTGACCGTCCTTGCGGTCGTCCTGCACGATCCCGTCCTGCTCGTCTGCCTCTTTGGCGTCTCGCTCGTCCCGTTTGTCGCGGCCCGGCCCTCCGGCGGGGTGGGGGCAAAGGTGGCGGCCTTCTATCTCTTCGTCGCCGTCGGCACCACCCTCTCCCAGGGTTTCTTCTCGACCCAGACCGGAGGCGCCGAGCCCCTCTTCTGGCTGATCGCCCCGGACGCTCCCTATCTCGGGGCCTTCACCGGGGGCGTCGCCTTCACCCTGGCGGGTGCGGCGTACGGTTTTGTCCAGGCCTTTCGCGTCCTTGCGATCCTGAACGCCTCGCTCACCCTCGTCCTGACCACGCCCCTCAACCGGGTGGTCCTCGGCCTCTCGAAGCTCGGCCTCCCCCCGCTCCTCGCCTTCATGGTCACGACGGCGGTGAGGTTCGTCCCGACGGTCTTTGAGGAGTGGAAGATGATCCTGACGGCGCAGCGGGCGCGGGGGATCCCGCTCACCGGCCGGCGGATGATCGAGTACTCCCTCTCCCCCCTGGTCCTCGCCTCGATCCGGCGGTGCAACCAGCTCGCCCTTGCCGCCGAGTCGCGCGCCTTCGGGGCCGGCGTCGGGCGGAGCGCCTATGTAGAGATCGCCTTCGGGCCGGCCGACCGTTCCTGCATGGTCGCCATCGCGGTCGTTGCAGTGCTGCTGCTCGGCGCGGCACTGGCGGGGGTGTGA
- a CDS encoding ABC transporter ATP-binding protein, which yields MIEIDRFSFTYRNALRPSLQEVDLAIEDGEFVLLAGPSGCGKSTLCLGLNGIVPHLVDGEMTGSVRIDGKETRNFPVHELAADVGLVFQNPDNQLFSLTVEEDVAFGLENQSVPPGEMARRVDAALSLTGMEACRGREVACLSGGQKQRTAIAGVLAMNPRTLVFDEPTADLDPEGAAGVLATIRALNKDEGRTVVVVEHRVREVLPHADRVVCMKDGRVTRDVDASSVTPQDLGWGYRPRRRHPPPPVRREAVRFSGVHYRYPDGTGALRGVDLTVGAGEFVAVVGENGSGKSTLAMHINGLLRASAGSVAVLGRDVGAMKPREVAPGVGFLFQNPNHQIFSDCVSREVALGLEGRRYSPDERDHRVREALAAGDLTDFEDRDPNTLSRGERQRLAAASVLATDPAVYVLDEPTTGQDHEHIMQMMDFIEGLNREGRTVVLITHDHDLARAYADRIVVMEGGRVADEVVP from the coding sequence ATGATCGAGATCGACCGGTTCTCCTTCACCTACCGGAACGCCCTGCGCCCCTCCCTGCAGGAGGTCGACCTCGCGATCGAGGACGGCGAGTTCGTCCTCCTCGCCGGGCCGTCGGGATGCGGGAAGTCCACCCTCTGCCTCGGCCTCAACGGCATCGTCCCCCACCTCGTCGACGGGGAGATGACAGGGTCGGTGAGGATCGACGGGAAGGAGACGCGGAATTTTCCGGTCCACGAACTCGCCGCCGACGTGGGACTGGTCTTCCAGAACCCGGACAATCAACTCTTCTCCCTGACGGTGGAGGAGGACGTCGCCTTCGGCCTCGAGAACCAGAGCGTCCCGCCGGGCGAGATGGCGCGAAGGGTCGATGCCGCCCTCTCCCTGACCGGGATGGAGGCGTGCCGGGGACGTGAGGTCGCCTGCCTCTCCGGCGGGCAGAAGCAGCGGACGGCGATCGCCGGGGTCCTGGCGATGAACCCCCGCACCCTCGTCTTCGACGAACCGACCGCCGACCTCGATCCGGAGGGTGCCGCCGGGGTGCTCGCGACGATCCGGGCCCTGAACAAGGACGAAGGGAGGACCGTCGTCGTCGTCGAGCACCGGGTGCGGGAGGTGCTGCCCCATGCCGACCGGGTGGTCTGCATGAAAGACGGGCGGGTGACGCGGGACGTCGACGCCTCGTCGGTCACCCCCCAGGACCTCGGGTGGGGCTACCGGCCGCGGCGCCGGCACCCGCCCCCGCCGGTGCGCCGGGAGGCGGTCAGGTTCTCGGGCGTCCACTACCGCTATCCCGACGGCACCGGCGCCCTGCGGGGGGTCGACCTGACCGTCGGCGCGGGGGAGTTCGTCGCGGTCGTCGGGGAGAACGGGTCGGGAAAGTCCACGCTTGCGATGCACATCAACGGGCTGCTGCGGGCGTCCGCGGGGAGCGTGGCCGTCCTCGGGAGGGACGTCGGGGCGATGAAGCCGCGCGAGGTCGCGCCCGGCGTCGGGTTCCTCTTCCAGAACCCGAACCACCAGATCTTCTCTGACTGCGTCTCGCGGGAGGTCGCCCTCGGGCTGGAGGGGCGGCGGTATTCGCCGGACGAACGGGACCACCGGGTGCGCGAGGCCCTCGCGGCCGGTGACCTGACCGACTTCGAGGACCGCGACCCCAACACCCTCAGCCGCGGCGAGCGCCAGCGCCTCGCGGCCGCCTCGGTCCTCGCGACCGACCCGGCGGTCTATGTCCTCGACGAACCGACCACCGGGCAGGACCACGAGCATATCATGCAGATGATGGACTTCATCGAGGGCCTCAACCGGGAGGGGAGGACGGTCGTCCTGATCACCCACGACCACGACCTCGCCCGTGCCTACGCCGACCGTATCGTCGTGATGGAGGGGGGAAGGGTGGCCGACGAGGTCGTGCCCTGA
- a CDS encoding type II/IV secretion system ATPase subunit — translation MGGRYSGSGVADMFRSLRSSIPWQMGRGWRKSDEMPVASDDRGGNGSDLPAFPELSCDNGQTCIDRYWLRPPYSYAAILRDAADVLTYRLVEPPLTSRELILLEETHEYLRDTVVLDDPKTKSRTNLQLSDVARIIRHFDPGIADERIGVLHYYLGRNFLGYGKIDGMMHDEQIEDISCNGDGVPVYVYHRVHSSLPTTIRFTGDELNLFIMKLAQKADKQISLTTPLVDAALPDGSRTQLTFSNVVSTRGSSFTIRKFKSEPMTPLDLIAYDTYSPEVLALIWLAVENRKSMLVVGGTASGKTSTMNAVSFFIPSNAKIVSLEDTREIQLPHENWLPTQTRETNIISTKADIDLFSLLRSALRQRPEYIIVGEVRGMEAQTLFQAMNSGHTTYSTLHAGTIEEAINRLTHDPINVPRAMFGALDLIVIQSLHYENGMIRRRCDSLHEISVTPAGEVKWSTLYEWDPRAGRFRRVAFGSQILDEIAAMHGWDDEEVGRHLAMRELFLASAAKDKYQTAADLLAAIRNLEKSNGVPVPAA, via the coding sequence ATGGGTGGCAGATATAGCGGAAGCGGAGTGGCCGACATGTTCAGATCCCTCCGCTCCTCGATCCCGTGGCAGATGGGGAGAGGGTGGCGGAAATCCGACGAAATGCCGGTCGCCTCCGACGACCGGGGCGGGAACGGGTCCGACCTCCCGGCCTTCCCCGAACTCTCGTGCGACAACGGACAGACCTGCATCGACCGCTACTGGCTCAGACCTCCCTACTCGTACGCGGCGATCCTCAGGGACGCCGCCGACGTCCTCACCTACCGCCTCGTCGAACCCCCATTGACCTCCAGGGAACTGATCCTCCTTGAAGAGACGCACGAATATCTCAGGGACACCGTCGTGCTGGACGATCCGAAGACAAAAAGCCGGACAAACCTGCAGCTCTCCGACGTCGCCAGGATCATCCGCCACTTCGACCCGGGCATCGCGGATGAGCGCATCGGCGTCCTGCACTACTACCTCGGGCGCAACTTCCTGGGATACGGCAAGATCGACGGGATGATGCACGACGAACAGATCGAGGACATCAGTTGCAACGGCGACGGCGTCCCGGTCTATGTCTACCACCGCGTCCATTCGAGTCTCCCGACGACGATCCGGTTCACCGGCGACGAACTGAACCTCTTCATCATGAAACTCGCGCAGAAGGCCGACAAACAGATCTCCCTCACCACCCCCCTCGTCGACGCCGCCCTCCCGGACGGCTCGCGCACGCAACTCACCTTCTCCAACGTCGTCTCGACCCGCGGCAGTTCGTTTACGATCCGGAAGTTCAAGAGCGAACCGATGACCCCCCTCGACCTCATCGCATACGACACCTATTCGCCCGAGGTGCTCGCTCTCATCTGGCTTGCGGTCGAGAACCGCAAGAGCATGCTCGTCGTCGGCGGGACGGCCAGCGGCAAGACCTCGACGATGAACGCCGTCTCCTTCTTCATCCCCTCCAACGCGAAGATCGTCTCCCTCGAGGACACCCGGGAGATCCAGCTCCCGCACGAGAACTGGCTCCCCACCCAGACCAGGGAGACGAACATCATCTCGACGAAGGCGGACATCGACCTCTTCTCCCTGCTGCGCTCGGCACTCCGTCAGCGCCCGGAGTACATCATCGTCGGCGAGGTGCGGGGGATGGAGGCGCAGACCCTCTTCCAGGCGATGAACTCCGGCCACACCACCTACTCCACCCTCCACGCCGGCACGATCGAGGAGGCGATCAACCGCCTCACCCACGACCCGATCAATGTCCCGCGGGCGATGTTCGGCGCCCTCGACCTCATCGTGATCCAGTCTCTCCATTACGAGAACGGGATGATCCGTCGACGCTGCGATTCTCTCCACGAGATCTCGGTGACCCCGGCCGGGGAGGTGAAGTGGTCGACGCTGTACGAGTGGGATCCGCGTGCAGGACGGTTCCGGCGGGTTGCATTCGGATCGCAGATCCTCGACGAGATCGCCGCGATGCATGGATGGGACGACGAAGAGGTCGGCCGGCACCTTGCGATGCGCGAGTTGTTCCTCGCCTCCGCCGCGAAGGACAAGTATCAGACGGCCGCCGACCTCCTGGCGGCGATCAGAAACCTGGAGAAGTCCAATGGCGTACCGGTCCCTGCGGCATAA